The following proteins come from a genomic window of bacterium:
- a CDS encoding glycine betaine ABC transporter substrate-binding protein has product MMRKVGLVAGVILLALMLLAPAVSQVYGQGTGKPTVSVGSKSFTEQLIVGNMVAQLLESKGYPVNRKLGLASTAIVHAALLKGDVDVYVEYTGTGLVTILKQPVIGDPQAAYDAVKKMYAEQFHLIWAKPWGFNNTYALMMRQSDAERLKIKSISDLRSPAKDLILGSTIEFASRPDGIPGLTKQYGLAFKDTRAMDPGLVYQAIASRQVDIISGFSTDGRVPQLKLAVLQDDQKFFPPYYAAPVLRADLVQKSPIILEVLNRLAGKINDSTMAKLNFDVDGNRRSPEEVAAEYLKGLHLITK; this is encoded by the coding sequence ATGATGCGAAAGGTCGGCCTCGTTGCAGGTGTGATACTTCTTGCGCTCATGCTGCTCGCGCCTGCGGTATCTCAGGTCTACGGACAGGGGACGGGAAAGCCCACCGTCAGCGTTGGCTCGAAGTCCTTTACCGAGCAGCTGATTGTCGGGAACATGGTCGCGCAGCTTCTTGAGTCGAAGGGGTATCCGGTCAACCGCAAGCTGGGATTGGCCAGCACCGCGATCGTCCATGCCGCGCTCCTCAAGGGGGACGTCGACGTGTACGTGGAGTACACAGGCACCGGTCTCGTGACGATCCTCAAGCAGCCGGTGATCGGGGACCCCCAGGCCGCCTACGACGCCGTCAAGAAGATGTACGCGGAGCAGTTCCATCTGATCTGGGCGAAGCCGTGGGGGTTCAACAACACCTACGCGCTTATGATGCGTCAGTCCGACGCGGAACGGTTGAAGATCAAGAGTATCTCCGATCTCCGGTCCCCCGCCAAAGACCTCATCCTCGGGTCGACCATAGAGTTCGCGTCGCGCCCCGACGGGATCCCGGGCCTCACCAAGCAGTACGGATTGGCCTTCAAGGACACGCGGGCCATGGACCCCGGCCTTGTGTACCAGGCGATCGCGTCGAGGCAGGTCGACATCATCTCAGGGTTCTCCACGGATGGCCGCGTCCCGCAGCTCAAACTGGCGGTGCTCCAAGACGACCAGAAGTTCTTCCCGCCATACTACGCCGCGCCGGTGCTGCGCGCGGATCTCGTCCAGAAATCCCCTATCATCCTCGAGGTCCTGAACCGGCTGGCCGGCAAAATTAACGACAGCACCATGGCCAAGCTAAACTTCGACGTCGACGGGAACCGGCGGTCGCCCGAAGAGGTGGCCGCGGAGTATCTCAAGGGCCTGCACCTCATCACCAAGTAA